The Spinacia oleracea cultivar Varoflay chromosome 2, BTI_SOV_V1, whole genome shotgun sequence DNA segment ttttataattatattaataaataggtcaaaataaattagaatcaagttgttacttttctttttAGGCGTGGTCCgcaataaatttagtgtagaTTAGGtccatttaaatttttttgttttttttttgttatcttCTGTCTTATTTTaagtataaaataaattcataaatatatattaaaaaatcatatattttatgcacaaaaaaatttattttagacAAAAAAATGTTTTTCAGATGAAATAAGTAAAGAAGTTAAAATAAGTAGAACTTATTACATGCACTCGAGTATACGGTGCACCCTCTCACATTTTCTTTTTATAcgtgaggagaaaatgtgatGGGGACCACTAGTGAGTATAAAAAAATTCTTAGATGCACGGTGCACACGGGtgtacctaataattttcataaataagttaataatgactatattcacctgatttcacttattttttctgaatttattaaaactcatcaaataaaaaattagttataaattgtacttaaaTAACCCTTGGAGTATGATTTTTCTATCGTAAAAGACAGGATTTTCTGATtaatttagttataaattgtacttaaaTAACCCTTGGAGTATGATTTTTCTATTATAAAAGACAGGATCTTCtgattaatttgtttaatttattGTTACAATACTTCGTATCTCATACTACATGTGATTGAACACCCATATAGCACATATTGATTAAATAAACACCCTCCTAATAATGCTCTGATGATCATATAACAAAATTTTTACAGTTATGAAAAATCCTTTTTAGCATACTCTTCCTCTACAACGTAAAGCCCCCGCTGATCTTGTTAGTTGCCTTACAGCGTTACCACTTTCAACGGGAAATTTTTCATCTTTGTTATAGTTTGGCTTCACATAACCTGATCCTGTTTCTTTGAAAGTAGCTCCATTTTCCAATACATCACCCACCGATTTAAAATTCTGTAATCCTTTTCCATTTTTCTTGTCGTTGATGCTCATTATAATCTGCCATTAATTGATACAAAAAGGATGAGGGACAAAATGTAGATATAATACTCGATTTATAAAAATAATGATAGTGTAAGTTGCTAAAAATTGCTTTCTTGATTTTAGATAGAGAACCACAATAGTTGATAGGGTTTATGTGTGAATAAGAAACTTTattaaatatcgcaccattgttgatttttactcctctaaccacTATTTTGATCCTAATATCTCAAATCGCGTCTaagtaaaaaattataaaaaataatatttaagaaatatatatagatacgaatctaacatgattccacatgaataaaattttattacgttcaaatcacaaaaaatggccaaagttaaaaaaaaaaatatataatagtgcgatattttcggaacgGAAAAAGTATATTAGTTCTAACAAGAATACTAAAAGGGATTACCTCTTTAGATCCAGTTTTTGGCGCTACGAAGAGGTTGGATTGACTCTTTACACTAGGGTCCATGCTTCCTCCTATAGCGTAAATTTCCCATCCTAGGTATAAGTTATTAGCTACGTGAGCATAACCATGACGAACTCTGCAAAACCATAAAATCCCATTACATTCAAAATTGCATCCCGAGATACTAATAgttaggggtgtgcaaaaattggtCCGAACCCAAAAAATGGATTGTACCGAATCGACCTAGATCGGACTGGATTGACCCAGACCGAAACAGATAGGACGGAAGATCAGAAATTAATATTTCTCAACCCGGAGATCGGACCGATTGCCATTTTTGGTCTTCGGTCCCCAAAATCCAGTTTGGGACTGGACCGACTTTttcttaataaatataatataaactatttaaaaatttaattctcTCCCTTAATACGTAATACTCCGtatgttgtaaatattactatattgtgatatacgaagtattttattttagcttctAAAAAAGtacttcaaatttttgtttttttatataatatttttttttttttaccataagttttataaaaagtaaaaaataaatagaaataaGTCTACAACCGGTGCAAACCAGTCCGGTACGATCCGGATTTTGGACCAATTTTCAGGTCAGGTCCGGGTTTGATCCAATCATAATCGGTCCTATCTTCGAATcttaaattatcaaaattttgattttcggCCCAGTCCGAATTTATATAGTCTGATCCGATTTGGAtttggaccgatgaacacccctaAATAATAATAGGTGCCAATGAGTCAATGACcacaaaataaaagaaaataaaatgcaAGACCTTGGCATGCGTTGGTTGCAATTGGGACCAAAACGGTTGTAGACAACAGTAACTTTCATGTTCTTATCGTCATTGTAATCATCATCGTGACCTAATAGCATGACCTTGTCATGGTCACGGAACCAGTTGTTGGAGATGGTAACGTTGGTGGAGCCAAGGGTTACATCAATTAGACCATCCTCACTCCTATAAAGGGTATTATGGTCAATCCACACCTTTGTTGATCCTAGCAACCTAATAGCATCCCCGTCCATTTGACTAATTGGCATCAACTTTGCACCAGGTCCCATAATTGGGCCTGCTGGTTGGGTTCGACAATGGTGAATTCGCAACCCGTGGATTATCACATTAGTAACCTAACAATGTCACGAACAAATATGTTAATAATGGAAAGTATATTTACTTAGGGAGGAAAATATTTTAGccaaatatattataaaaaaaatagttatataattttagaatatctatacaagatctaatctagttaaatatattataaaaaaaatagtcaAATTTATTTTGCAAGAATGTTTGTGGCACATTTTTAACTACCAAGATCTAGAACTATAACTATCAATCAATCCATCAATTACTATATACGTAAAGACACgcaaaacaaataaacaatacACGTCATCTCCTGGTGCGTCGAAAAAATTACATACAAGTATACTAAGGCTTAAATTTTTGCCATGATTAAGCCTTAATCAATAACTATCTATCTATTTATAATTATACTAAAAGATACACCAAAAATGATACGTGTCATCTCCAATTAAGTCgttaggttttttattttatttttaatttaaaaatgttTATTAATCAAATAGAATACCTGGTAGAGCAAGAGGCATCCATTGGTAATATGAACAACAGCACCTCGGCCATCAATAGTTGTATAGCTTCCAACAAGAAGAGTCCTTTCAAGTTTAATGTACATGTCTTTCTGGAACGAGATCCATACTTTCCCAGGTACCATTGTCACACCATATCTAAGAGTTCCTGGTTTAGGGCTTGTGGGGTTATCAGTAGGATCAGTGACCACATATTTCTTCACGTCTTCGCCAACGTTGTTGATCATCTTACCTGTTAGAAAATAAACGCAACTTATATCAATCGACAAGAACACGAGTCAAAATCATAAGTTTAAACAATATATAAATATTAGGCCAAGACGAGAATTTTGGGTTACTGTGCGTAAATGGGTGGATGCTTTTGGTAGAGGTTTCCAAGTGAAACATTACCATAATGTGACTACGTGGTGCAGTAGCATACAACTCAATGTAGGAAGCTTGGTTGGAATTATTATCTTGTGTCTTATTACTTTCCTAGTTAAGAATTGTAGTTAGGAAATTAATAGTATTTTggtacaaaaggtcttgcatgtacaagttgtacaataaatttagtgtacaccaacataacttttatccagtttaatttctctaacttttacccaCATGTTtctttaacttttatattattaaataaaattttgatagataaacattttaaagagtaaaatgattaattttatatataattaattaattagtgattttgaagaaatattttttcttaaaatgaaaagttttatcactaaaaaaatagataactgtTACATATATAGAtagggtaacttttaagcattttacgttaactttaacttcggtgtacaatatttatcgtacaccccatataaataagaattttgtGATTTCGGTATGTAACAATCTCTAAAATTATTTAGACTTAGGAAGCATATAATTCTGATAAACGTGGGTTAATTTCTAGTACGCTTAGCCTATAAAAGGGGTTACACCTAGCTGGAAAAGAAGAGGTAAAATACACTAGCTAGTGAGAGGAATATCAATTTAGGGGTTATTGCaggaacttaataatacgataatatttgaggTTCCTGATCGACAAACACTtgtgtcttttattattgtttttgttattttttctaCA contains these protein-coding regions:
- the LOC110781954 gene encoding probable pectate lyase 4, yielding MASKMVYIAILSSFLLAMGPESCLGKRPRLATFNSIDGCWRRNLNWFNNREELAKCSVGFAGKMINNVGEDVKKYVVTDPTDNPTSPKPGTLRYGVTMVPGKVWISFQKDMYIKLERTLLVGSYTTIDGRGAVVHITNGCLLLYQVTNVIIHGLRIHHCRTQPAGPIMGPGAKLMPISQMDGDAIRLLGSTKVWIDHNTLYRSEDGLIDVTLGSTNVTISNNWFRDHDKVMLLGHDDDYNDDKNMKVTVVYNRFGPNCNQRMPRVRHGYAHVANNLYLGWEIYAIGGSMDPSVKSQSNLFVAPKTGSKEIIMSINDKKNGKGLQNFKSVGDVLENGATFKETGSGYVKPNYNKDEKFPVESGNAVRQLTRSAGALRCRGRVC